A part of Myxococcus landrumus genomic DNA contains:
- the recR gene encoding recombination mediator RecR, producing MTPDPLNRLVAQLAKLPGIGEKTAQRLAFHILRAPGEYAAELSQAIREVKEKVHLCVRCFSLTDTETCGFCRDHRRDERVLCVVETFADLMALERTREFKGRYHVLHGVLSPLEGVGPEQLRIKELLERLNDSRVEELILATNPDIEGEATALYLTRLLKPMGLRVTRIAQGLPMGGDLEFADQATLAKALSARRDL from the coding sequence ATGACTCCCGATCCGCTGAACCGCCTTGTCGCCCAGCTCGCGAAGCTGCCGGGCATCGGCGAGAAGACTGCCCAGCGCCTGGCGTTCCACATCCTGCGGGCGCCCGGCGAATACGCCGCCGAGCTCTCGCAGGCCATCCGCGAGGTGAAGGAGAAGGTGCACCTGTGCGTGCGCTGCTTCTCCCTCACGGACACGGAGACGTGTGGCTTCTGCCGGGACCACCGCCGCGATGAGCGCGTGCTGTGCGTGGTGGAGACCTTCGCGGACCTGATGGCGCTGGAACGAACGCGCGAGTTCAAGGGCCGCTACCACGTCCTGCACGGCGTGCTGTCGCCGCTGGAGGGCGTGGGCCCGGAGCAGCTTCGCATCAAGGAGTTGCTCGAGCGCCTCAACGACAGCCGGGTGGAGGAGCTCATCCTCGCCACCAACCCGGACATCGAGGGCGAGGCCACGGCGCTCTACCTGACGCGCCTGCTCAAGCCCATGGGGCTGCGTGTCACGCGCATCGCACAGGGCCTGCCCATGGGCGGGGACCTGGAGTTCGCGGACCAGGCCACACTCGCGAAGGCGCTGTCCGCCCGCCGCGACCTCTGA
- a CDS encoding MSCRAMM family protein has product MLVSVPPVRAEEVRERASLRLRYGLALRNGAQVDVGPGLTYDGFTPNDLAATGTFWAGSWLGGWAAVQREGFDLKEGTVRITGGSLLRASVGPRVRTWLGPVRAELGAGYSYAQLPVFGTSSEPVLARGVRHAALVSASVRVPLFSRLAVEARGEVPVSLSARDSAGEKAEAKGFAAGGALLFPLTSSARWAGTALLDFQHVQDTVTLADGSRSEQRMRRVGAALELAWNDAPPARDFTPPPTVPVRVPVGAVSLQVLDAESGAPLPGARVVLVSGGVESAPRDVDAKGFVEVAELPPGALVARVSAEGYEPVEAQGTVEDGGRVALEVRARKLPPPTGGLKVTVVNASNAVPLPGVRVVVGAAVVRTDLKGEAWVKDLPPGPVSVAASTTGYRTAEEAAVIVAGMETALSVPLALERKGEPATLKGQVRSARGGKPVAATLLIPQAKVKARTDAKGAFTFQVRGGTYRITISARGFLSQSKLVTLKEGEQAIFNVDLFPRQKR; this is encoded by the coding sequence GTGCTAGTCAGCGTTCCGCCCGTCCGGGCGGAGGAGGTTCGCGAGCGCGCCTCGCTGCGCCTTCGCTACGGCCTCGCCTTGCGCAATGGTGCACAGGTGGATGTAGGGCCGGGGCTCACCTACGACGGCTTCACGCCGAATGATCTGGCGGCGACCGGGACGTTCTGGGCGGGGTCCTGGCTGGGCGGTTGGGCGGCCGTCCAGCGCGAGGGTTTCGACCTGAAGGAAGGGACGGTGAGGATCACCGGCGGCAGCCTGTTGCGTGCGTCGGTGGGGCCTCGTGTCCGGACCTGGCTGGGGCCGGTGCGGGCGGAGCTGGGCGCGGGCTACAGCTACGCACAGCTTCCGGTCTTCGGGACGTCCTCGGAGCCGGTGTTGGCGCGCGGCGTGAGGCATGCGGCCCTGGTGAGCGCGAGCGTGAGGGTGCCGTTGTTCTCCCGGCTGGCGGTGGAGGCGCGGGGCGAGGTGCCGGTGTCGCTGTCCGCGCGGGACTCGGCGGGAGAGAAGGCGGAGGCGAAGGGGTTCGCCGCGGGAGGCGCGCTGCTCTTTCCTCTCACCAGTTCGGCGCGGTGGGCGGGCACCGCGCTGCTGGACTTCCAGCATGTGCAGGACACGGTGACGCTGGCGGATGGGAGTCGGTCCGAGCAGCGCATGCGCCGGGTGGGCGCCGCGCTGGAGCTGGCTTGGAATGATGCGCCACCGGCTCGTGACTTCACGCCGCCGCCGACCGTGCCCGTGCGGGTTCCGGTGGGTGCGGTGTCGCTCCAGGTGCTGGACGCGGAGTCGGGTGCGCCGCTGCCAGGAGCGCGGGTGGTGTTGGTGTCGGGCGGTGTCGAGAGCGCGCCGAGAGACGTGGATGCGAAGGGCTTCGTGGAGGTCGCGGAGCTGCCTCCGGGGGCCCTCGTCGCACGGGTGAGCGCGGAGGGCTACGAGCCTGTCGAGGCCCAGGGCACCGTCGAGGATGGCGGGCGGGTGGCGCTGGAGGTCCGGGCGCGCAAGCTGCCGCCTCCGACGGGCGGGCTGAAGGTGACGGTGGTGAACGCGTCGAACGCCGTGCCGCTGCCGGGAGTTCGTGTGGTGGTGGGCGCCGCGGTGGTGCGCACGGACTTGAAGGGCGAGGCCTGGGTGAAGGACCTGCCTCCGGGCCCGGTGTCGGTGGCGGCGAGCACCACGGGATATCGGACGGCGGAAGAGGCGGCCGTCATCGTCGCGGGGATGGAGACGGCGCTGTCGGTGCCGCTCGCGTTGGAGCGCAAGGGTGAGCCCGCGACGCTCAAGGGACAGGTGCGCAGCGCTCGCGGTGGCAAGCCCGTTGCCGCCACGCTGCTCATTCCCCAGGCCAAGGTGAAGGCGCGCACGGATGCGAAGGGCGCGTTCACCTTCCAGGTTCGCGGCGGCACCTACCGCATCACCATCTCCGCGCGGGGCTTCCTGTCCCAGTCGAAGCTCGTCACCTTGAAGGAGGGCGAGCAGGCCATCTTCAACGTCGATCTCTTCCCGAGGCAGAAACGGTGA
- a CDS encoding protein kinase domain-containing protein, protein MVPPRSTQHGSEEAPPPLLRPYGPYVLVRKLAEGGMAEIFLAKLLGADGFERNVVIKRMLPHLSNIPDFVEMFRDEARLAAKLAHPNIIQIQELGFTEGCYYICMEYLAGEDFSTTLRLAGRRRQYLPYPIVLRVLIDSARGLHYAHEFANESGQPLNVVHRDISPSNLYLTYQGQVKVLDFGIAKAESRLVNTRTGVVKGKYMYMAPEQARGQEVDRRADIFALGVSLYEALTHVRPFSRENDLAVLNALLHNEFKRPRELRTDLPEALEAIVLKAMAPFANDRYATAEAFAQDLEAFLGEHYSGSGTQQLGPFLRSHFGDERFTERTRIPTLASLSAALGVVTQATGLMEAGTNVVGAPASLGAGQTAPTAQAWGTHSPASSSGLVPAVPKTPATENAPPPEPLTTARSRSWRPMVVGLAAGLVLAGGGLVGYRKFAAPEPMRDTVATPLVSSGSVEVAPPGEVRAQDPVPAIPSEQPVVAAGSVPETAAGMNPPVTGGDTAPVDAVVAQAPVPEKGTEDDEVKSLKPTPQKKRVTLGMGDIRRVVQKGSSRISSCFTRNREELPASEGQIQVEFSIASTGKVQASVGGPWAGTKVGRCVEAEAERLRFPAHRDEEVNVLVPFAWTLK, encoded by the coding sequence ATGGTTCCCCCCCGGTCAACACAACACGGCTCCGAGGAAGCTCCGCCGCCCCTTCTGCGGCCCTATGGCCCGTACGTGCTCGTGCGCAAGCTGGCCGAGGGCGGCATGGCGGAAATCTTCCTGGCCAAGCTGCTGGGCGCCGACGGCTTCGAGCGCAACGTCGTCATCAAGCGGATGCTGCCGCACCTGTCCAACATCCCCGACTTCGTGGAGATGTTCCGGGACGAGGCGCGCCTGGCCGCGAAGCTCGCGCACCCGAACATCATCCAGATTCAGGAGCTGGGCTTCACCGAGGGCTGCTACTACATCTGCATGGAGTACCTCGCGGGCGAGGACTTCTCCACGACGCTGCGGCTGGCGGGGCGCAGGCGGCAGTACCTGCCGTACCCCATCGTGCTGCGGGTGCTCATCGATTCGGCGCGCGGGCTGCACTACGCACACGAGTTCGCCAATGAGAGCGGGCAGCCACTCAACGTCGTGCACCGCGACATCTCCCCGTCGAACCTGTACCTGACGTACCAGGGGCAGGTGAAGGTGCTGGACTTCGGCATCGCCAAGGCCGAGTCGAGGCTCGTCAACACGCGCACCGGCGTCGTGAAGGGCAAGTACATGTACATGGCCCCGGAGCAGGCCCGGGGACAGGAGGTGGACCGGCGCGCGGACATCTTCGCGCTCGGCGTCAGCTTGTACGAGGCGCTCACGCACGTGCGGCCGTTCTCGCGAGAGAATGACCTCGCGGTGCTCAACGCGCTGCTGCACAACGAGTTCAAGCGTCCGCGCGAGCTGCGCACCGATTTGCCCGAGGCACTGGAGGCCATCGTCCTCAAGGCCATGGCGCCCTTCGCGAATGACCGCTACGCCACGGCGGAGGCCTTCGCGCAGGACCTGGAGGCGTTCCTCGGCGAGCACTACAGCGGCTCGGGCACCCAGCAACTGGGGCCGTTCTTGCGCAGCCACTTCGGAGATGAGCGCTTCACGGAGCGCACCCGCATTCCGACGCTGGCCTCGCTCTCCGCGGCGCTGGGAGTCGTGACGCAGGCCACGGGGTTGATGGAGGCGGGGACGAACGTGGTGGGGGCGCCGGCTTCGCTGGGCGCGGGGCAGACGGCTCCCACGGCGCAGGCCTGGGGCACTCACTCGCCCGCGTCGTCGTCGGGGCTGGTGCCTGCTGTACCGAAGACCCCCGCCACCGAGAATGCACCACCTCCCGAGCCGCTGACGACGGCGCGTTCCCGAAGCTGGCGTCCGATGGTGGTGGGACTCGCGGCGGGGTTGGTGCTCGCGGGTGGAGGACTGGTGGGCTATCGGAAGTTCGCGGCTCCCGAGCCGATGCGTGACACGGTGGCAACGCCTTTGGTCTCCTCGGGCTCGGTGGAAGTCGCTCCGCCTGGAGAGGTTCGCGCGCAGGACCCGGTGCCTGCGATTCCGTCAGAACAGCCGGTGGTCGCCGCCGGCTCTGTCCCCGAGACGGCGGCGGGGATGAACCCACCCGTGACGGGAGGAGACACGGCCCCCGTGGATGCCGTGGTGGCGCAAGCTCCAGTGCCGGAGAAGGGCACCGAGGACGATGAGGTGAAGTCGCTGAAGCCCACCCCGCAGAAGAAGCGGGTGACGTTGGGCATGGGCGACATCCGACGGGTCGTGCAGAAGGGGAGCTCGCGCATCTCTTCATGCTTCACTCGCAACCGGGAAGAGCTGCCCGCGAGCGAGGGGCAGATTCAGGTGGAGTTCTCCATTGCCTCCACGGGCAAGGTCCAAGCGAGTGTCGGGGGACCGTGGGCGGGCACCAAGGTCGGCCGCTGCGTCGAGGCGGAAGCCGAGCGGCTGCGCTTCCCCGCGCATCGCGACGAAGAGGTCAACGTGCTCGTCCCGTTCGCCTGGACGTTGAAGTAG
- the mglA gene encoding gliding-motility regulator Ras-like GTPase MglA has translation MSFINYSSREINCKIVYYGPGLCGKTTNLQYIYNKTAAETKGKLISLSTETDRTLFFDFLPLSLGEIRGFKTRFHLYTVPGQVFYDASRKLILKGVDGVVFVADSQIERMEANMESIENLRVNLAEQGYDLNKIPYVIQYNKRDLPNAVTVEEMRKALNPRNIPEYQAVAPTGVGVFDTLKAVAKLVLTELKKGG, from the coding sequence ATGTCCTTCATCAACTACTCATCCCGCGAAATCAACTGCAAGATTGTCTATTACGGACCGGGTCTCTGCGGGAAGACGACCAACCTCCAGTACATCTACAACAAGACGGCGGCCGAGACGAAGGGCAAGCTCATCTCGCTCTCCACCGAGACGGACCGCACGCTCTTCTTCGACTTCCTGCCGTTGTCGCTCGGCGAGATTCGCGGCTTCAAGACGCGCTTCCACCTCTACACGGTGCCGGGCCAGGTGTTCTACGACGCCAGCCGCAAGCTCATCCTCAAGGGCGTGGACGGCGTGGTGTTCGTCGCCGACAGCCAGATCGAGCGCATGGAGGCGAACATGGAGTCCATCGAGAACCTCCGTGTGAACCTCGCTGAGCAGGGCTACGACCTGAACAAGATTCCGTACGTCATCCAGTACAACAAGCGCGACCTGCCCAACGCGGTGACGGTCGAGGAGATGCGCAAGGCGCTCAACCCGCGCAACATCCCCGAGTACCAGGCCGTGGCGCCGACCGGCGTGGGCGTGTTCGACACGCTCAAGGCGGTGGCGAAGCTGGTGCTCACGGAGCTGAAGAAGGGCGGCTGA
- a CDS encoding FecR domain-containing protein — translation MSNTRPWLLALLVLASACDKDAAPPPASAPDAAPVADVGAAVELARLEGLSGEVMVERGGKKLPAQEGPLYSGDAVETGASGVATMRFADGRSVEVGSDARVGLGEKSGEVVLTVERGIVLTRVPARAAGTPASGKKVSLTLLTPFGLTRVGSEPSEVSVQVGKDFGRVEVKLGAIEFVDKEGHQLRASEGDSVAVSAGRAELLLRGSRVIELEPIQVTVRVGSGRAELKPKDGKRWRALSAEGDVLAPGDGIRTRPGASVEMALQGSSSRLSLGPSAEMVLEGAAQGGTRDEARMELKQGGLGVQLAKGRESRVVLPGLTLEGDGASRVAVRRTASGYLVDAQTGQLTLVRGNLRQPLRAGERATVTGDSGAAVIEALAPAMLMLKEGDGTEVYHQGLPEVAFGWEKAGEATVEVALDEEFTEPLVSGTVFQPFVNVTAPARGLLHWRVRGKDGKDVAKGSATFAPERLGRDLDRVRNVVPEGLEKTTIFYQDKPPAVTFTYGEEASAAQYRVAVYRVGALEKVVAERTVSEARAALDAGALSEGSYLWSVTPLSAAGEQLKGGRMNKLELVYDNSVPLLLVSQPRNGQLAAAKVRTTGVAPVNTRVSINGRPVALDAKHRFDTWVEPVGSPPMLMFKMSRPGAPDIHTVRTLRQRGL, via the coding sequence GTGAGCAACACGCGTCCCTGGCTCCTGGCCCTCCTCGTCCTCGCGTCTGCCTGTGACAAGGACGCGGCCCCTCCACCTGCCTCCGCTCCGGACGCGGCTCCCGTGGCCGACGTGGGGGCCGCTGTCGAGCTGGCCCGCCTGGAGGGGCTCTCGGGCGAGGTCATGGTGGAGCGCGGCGGCAAGAAGCTTCCCGCCCAGGAAGGTCCGCTCTACTCGGGTGATGCGGTGGAGACGGGCGCCTCGGGTGTGGCGACGATGCGCTTCGCGGATGGGCGCTCGGTCGAGGTGGGCTCCGACGCGCGCGTGGGCCTGGGCGAGAAGTCAGGGGAAGTGGTGCTCACGGTGGAGCGAGGCATCGTGCTGACGCGGGTCCCCGCGCGCGCGGCTGGGACTCCCGCGAGTGGCAAGAAGGTGTCGCTGACGCTGCTGACTCCCTTCGGTCTCACCCGCGTGGGCTCCGAACCCAGTGAGGTGAGCGTGCAGGTGGGGAAGGACTTCGGCCGCGTGGAGGTGAAGCTGGGGGCCATCGAGTTCGTCGACAAGGAGGGGCACCAGCTGCGCGCGTCGGAAGGCGACTCCGTGGCGGTGTCCGCGGGCCGCGCGGAGCTGTTGCTGCGAGGCTCTCGTGTGATTGAGCTGGAGCCCATTCAAGTGACGGTGCGCGTGGGCTCGGGACGCGCGGAGCTCAAGCCCAAGGATGGGAAGCGCTGGCGGGCGCTGAGCGCGGAAGGCGATGTGCTCGCGCCAGGAGATGGGATTCGCACGCGCCCGGGTGCGTCGGTGGAGATGGCGTTGCAGGGCTCGTCCTCGCGGCTGTCCTTGGGCCCCTCGGCGGAGATGGTGCTCGAGGGGGCGGCGCAGGGAGGCACTCGCGACGAGGCGCGCATGGAGCTGAAGCAGGGCGGGCTTGGCGTGCAGCTCGCGAAGGGACGTGAGAGCCGCGTGGTGCTGCCCGGGCTCACGCTGGAGGGCGACGGTGCGTCGAGGGTGGCGGTGCGGCGCACGGCCTCTGGCTACCTGGTGGACGCACAGACCGGACAGTTGACGCTGGTGCGAGGCAATCTGCGCCAGCCGCTGCGCGCGGGAGAGCGCGCCACGGTGACGGGGGACTCGGGCGCGGCGGTCATCGAGGCGCTTGCTCCGGCGATGTTGATGCTGAAGGAGGGCGACGGCACGGAGGTGTACCACCAGGGCCTGCCCGAGGTGGCGTTCGGCTGGGAGAAGGCGGGAGAGGCGACGGTGGAGGTGGCGCTGGACGAGGAGTTCACCGAGCCCCTCGTGTCTGGCACGGTGTTCCAGCCCTTCGTCAACGTGACTGCGCCCGCGCGAGGACTCCTGCACTGGCGGGTGCGCGGCAAGGACGGCAAGGACGTGGCGAAGGGGAGCGCGACGTTTGCTCCAGAGCGGCTGGGCCGGGACCTGGACCGGGTGCGCAACGTGGTGCCGGAGGGCCTGGAGAAGACGACCATCTTCTACCAAGACAAACCTCCGGCGGTGACGTTCACCTATGGTGAGGAGGCTTCCGCGGCGCAGTACCGGGTGGCGGTGTACCGGGTGGGCGCGCTGGAGAAGGTGGTGGCGGAGCGCACGGTGTCGGAGGCTCGCGCGGCGCTGGACGCGGGCGCGCTGAGCGAGGGCAGCTACCTCTGGTCCGTGACGCCCCTGTCGGCGGCGGGAGAACAGCTCAAGGGTGGGCGGATGAACAAGCTGGAGCTGGTCTACGACAACTCGGTGCCGCTGCTGCTGGTGTCGCAGCCACGCAACGGACAGCTCGCGGCGGCGAAGGTGAGGACGACGGGAGTTGCTCCGGTGAACACTCGGGTGTCCATCAACGGCCGTCCGGTGGCGCTGGATGCGAAGCACCGCTTCGATACGTGGGTGGAGCCGGTGGGCTCGCCCCCGATGCTGATGTTCAAGATGTCGCGTCCCGGCGCGCCGGATATCCACACGGTGCGCACCCTGAGACAGCGAGGGCTCTGA
- a CDS encoding DNA polymerase III subunit gamma/tau produces MEAPYSAENPLPSGPVLEGLPASAARPLSFLRKGPPSAPMGPGPSAPAPAPSAPPPSVGPSGSHAGATPLSRTTEPAPTVRVINVRKPEAPAGPPEPPPYDDEESRFYPEEASPGGCASGECIPEPAAAAEPEPEPPPPPVAPTPLPRGRDNPNLPLIERWRAAVETVKGTSLRHGTALANGRLMSMKAGEIILGFLPTAGLHRMTVSAVAGKATIDKLLAEHFGRPVKLSFQDVSADDNRAAPSLAERDAHSRATHEKNTESKVRNHAAIRTVLLVLGGEVEHIQIYEPERPSAASPSDTPIEAPDDSA; encoded by the coding sequence CCGCCTCGGCGGCTCGCCCCTTGTCGTTCCTGCGCAAGGGTCCTCCCTCCGCACCCATGGGACCGGGTCCCTCGGCGCCTGCACCCGCGCCCTCCGCACCACCGCCCTCCGTGGGACCTTCCGGCTCACACGCCGGAGCCACTCCGCTCTCTCGCACCACCGAGCCCGCGCCCACCGTCCGCGTCATCAACGTCCGCAAGCCGGAGGCGCCAGCGGGTCCGCCCGAGCCCCCTCCCTACGACGATGAGGAGTCGCGCTTCTATCCGGAGGAGGCCTCCCCTGGCGGCTGCGCGTCCGGCGAGTGCATCCCCGAGCCCGCGGCCGCCGCCGAGCCGGAGCCCGAGCCGCCGCCGCCCCCCGTCGCGCCCACCCCGCTGCCTCGCGGGCGAGACAACCCCAACCTGCCGCTGATCGAGCGCTGGCGCGCCGCGGTGGAGACGGTGAAGGGGACTTCGCTGCGGCATGGCACCGCGCTCGCCAACGGGCGGCTCATGTCGATGAAGGCCGGGGAAATCATCCTCGGCTTCCTGCCCACCGCGGGCCTGCACCGCATGACGGTGAGCGCCGTCGCGGGCAAGGCCACCATCGACAAGCTCCTCGCCGAGCACTTCGGCCGTCCGGTGAAGCTGTCCTTCCAGGACGTCTCCGCCGACGACAACCGGGCCGCTCCCAGCCTCGCCGAGCGCGATGCCCACAGCCGCGCCACCCACGAGAAGAACACCGAGAGCAAGGTGCGAAACCACGCCGCGATTCGCACCGTGCTCCTGGTCCTGGGGGGCGAGGTCGAGCACATCCAGATCTACGAGCCCGAGCGCCCCTCCGCCGCCTCGCCCTCCGACACTCCAATCGAAGCCCCGGACGACAGCGCCTGA
- a CDS encoding dihydrolipoamide acetyltransferase, which produces MRVEAATLRLLALVSATLCGAALAQEPRSPAPASPSSSSATAAPEGDSTADEAFNSRVKTLEEQVVDLKEKIYRSKARLLLLQETVLGGDVTTGARALIVHKNEMGGSFILESVTYALDGAPIFTQLDLQGELGKREQFEVFNGRIVPGQHQLAVRLVYRGDGFGVFSYLEGYKFKVQSSYTFNAEPGKVSTVRVVGYEQGGITTDHKDRPAVRYDIELSRDSAPRIDGEPGAGAPATSSTEAR; this is translated from the coding sequence GTGCGTGTCGAAGCCGCCACCCTCCGCCTCCTCGCGCTCGTGAGCGCCACCCTCTGTGGGGCGGCGCTCGCGCAGGAGCCCCGCTCCCCTGCCCCTGCATCTCCCTCTTCGTCGAGCGCCACGGCGGCTCCGGAGGGTGACAGCACCGCCGACGAGGCCTTCAACTCGCGCGTGAAGACGCTGGAGGAGCAGGTCGTCGACTTGAAGGAGAAGATCTACCGCTCCAAGGCGCGCCTGCTGTTGTTGCAGGAGACGGTGCTGGGCGGAGACGTCACCACGGGCGCCCGCGCGCTCATCGTCCACAAGAACGAGATGGGTGGCTCCTTCATCCTGGAGTCGGTGACGTACGCGTTGGATGGCGCGCCCATCTTCACGCAGCTGGACCTGCAGGGAGAGCTGGGCAAGCGCGAGCAGTTCGAGGTCTTCAACGGGCGCATCGTCCCGGGCCAGCACCAGCTCGCGGTGCGGCTGGTGTACCGAGGCGACGGCTTCGGCGTGTTCAGCTACCTGGAGGGCTACAAGTTCAAGGTGCAATCCAGCTACACCTTCAACGCCGAGCCAGGAAAGGTCTCCACCGTGCGTGTGGTGGGCTACGAGCAGGGTGGCATCACCACGGATCACAAGGACCGGCCGGCGGTGCGCTACGACATCGAGCTGTCCCGCGACTCGGCGCCTCGCATTGACGGTGAGCCGGGCGCCGGTGCGCCAGCCACGTCCTCCACTGAAGCGCGGTAG
- a CDS encoding YbaB/EbfC family nucleoid-associated protein: MPGVDLNYFIRQANKLTEKIEERKQQLAEETVEAKSGEGLVTVVVNGIQEVRSVKIDKSAIDPNDTSMLEDLITAAVNNALAASRQHMQRELAKISGGIKIPGIT; this comes from the coding sequence ATGCCCGGCGTCGACCTGAATTACTTCATCCGGCAGGCGAACAAGCTGACGGAGAAGATTGAAGAGCGGAAGCAGCAGTTGGCCGAGGAGACCGTCGAAGCGAAGTCCGGCGAGGGTCTCGTCACCGTCGTGGTCAACGGCATCCAGGAGGTTCGCAGCGTCAAGATCGACAAGTCGGCCATCGACCCGAACGACACGTCGATGCTCGAGGACCTCATCACGGCCGCGGTGAACAACGCCCTGGCGGCCAGCCGTCAGCACATGCAGCGCGAGCTGGCGAAAATCTCGGGCGGCATCAAGATCCCCGGCATTACCTGA
- the mglB gene encoding gliding-motility regulator GTPase-activating protein MglB, producing the protein MGTQLVMYEEEFTKINAVCDRLTKDANAKVVFLVDKNGQLISSAGQTQNIDTTSLASLTAGNVAAMGGLAKLIGENEFPNQFHEGAKDSLYMTIVGSRVVLVVIFDNRTSLGLVRLRIKKASDELTKIFESLVKKTDSPGAGSPFAEISDDDIDNLFSE; encoded by the coding sequence ATGGGCACGCAACTGGTGATGTACGAAGAGGAGTTCACCAAGATCAACGCCGTTTGCGACCGGCTCACCAAGGACGCGAACGCGAAGGTGGTCTTCCTCGTCGACAAGAATGGGCAGCTCATCTCCTCGGCGGGCCAGACGCAGAACATCGACACCACTTCCCTGGCCTCACTGACGGCCGGCAACGTGGCCGCCATGGGTGGACTCGCCAAGCTGATCGGCGAGAACGAGTTCCCCAACCAGTTCCATGAAGGGGCGAAGGACTCGCTCTACATGACCATCGTCGGCAGCCGGGTGGTGCTGGTCGTCATCTTCGACAACCGCACGAGCCTGGGCCTCGTCCGCCTGCGCATCAAGAAGGCCAGCGACGAGCTCACGAAGATCTTCGAGAGTCTGGTGAAGAAGACGGACAGCCCGGGTGCCGGGTCGCCGTTCGCCGAGATCTCCGACGACGATATCGACAACCTCTTCAGCGAGTAA